From a single Gadus morhua chromosome 3, gadMor3.0, whole genome shotgun sequence genomic region:
- the saraf gene encoding store-operated calcium entry-associated regulatory factor — protein sequence MKRFLLLVAHCLFVVQVKSWNQGSGSVLLRDVQVLTLYKGRFTTAGRSSAIPQIKCIGGSAGCGAFVPEAVQCKNKGWDGVDVQWECKTDMDNSYQFGHIEVSCEGYSHPDDAYILKGSCGLEYTLELTEEGRARQRSGSTHGSKQSGGFGDFASNFFSGFSGSKHQQQGNHQHQQHQGSSSVGSEGGSGSMLGLAILLLLAYGVYKLFLSGNSAQGGHPEPEPGSYPTGHDDRGHTSGPPPPGFKPNFTGSSAGYPGAPPPAYPGDPPPAYPGAPPPGYGFQSGYSSGSQHYPRQQRATPGAGGGGFWTGLGTGGALGYLFGSQRNQPYNSNFSASGHIPRPAQAPSFSSGTRSASGFGGTKRR from the exons ATGAAAAGGTTCCTACTACTGGTTGCACATTGTCTCTTTGTGGTACAAGTAAAAAGTTGGAATCAAG GCTCGGGCAGCGTCTTGCTGCGGGACGTCCAGGTGTTGACTCTGTACAAGGGCCGCTTCACCACCGCGGGCCGCTCCAGCGCCATACCCCAAATCAAGTGTATCGGGGGCTCGGCTGGCTGCGGAGCATTTGTCCCAGAGGCTGTTCAGTGTAAAAACAAAGGCTGGGATGGAGTCGACGTGCAG TGGGAATGTAAGACTGATATGGACAACTCCTACCAGTTTGGTCACATCGAGGTGAGCTGTGAGGGCTACAGCCATCCAGACGATGCCTACATACTGAAAGGCTCCTGTGGACTGGAGTACACCCTGGAGCTGACCGAAGAAGGGAGGGCAAGGCAGAGGTCCGGCTCCACCCACGGATCCAAGCAGTCTGGTG GCTTTGGGGATTTCGCCTCCAACTTCTTTAGTGGTTTCTCTGGTAGCAAGCATCAACAGCAGGGCAACCATCAGCATCAACAGCATCAGGGCTCCTCGTCAGTAGGCAGCGAGGGCGGCTCAGGTAGTATGCTGGGACTGGCCATTCTACTACTGCTAGCCTATGGTGTCTACAAGCTCTTTCTCAGTGGAAACTCAGCTCAAGGTGGCCATCCTGAACCCGAGCCGGGAAGCTATCCTACTGGCCACGATGACCGTGGCCATACCAGTGGACCTCCGCCCCCTGGCTTTAAACCCAACTTCACGG GTTCCTCAGCAGGCTACCCtggtgctcctcctccagcctacCCTGGTGATCCTCCTCCGGCCTACCCcggtgctcctcctccaggctaTGGCTTCCAGAGTGGGTACAGCTCTGGGAGCCAGCATTATCCACGGCAGCAAAGGGCCACACCAGGAGCGGGTGGAGGCGGCTTCTGGACCGGGCTCGGGACAGGAGGAGCACTTGGATACCTTTTTGGTAGTCAAAG GAACCAACCTTACAATTCCAACTTCAGCGCATCCGGCCACATCCCACGTCCCGCACAAGCGCCCAGCTTTAGCAGTGGGACCCGCAGTGCTTCAG GTTTTGGAGGAACCAAAAGAAGATAA